In one Solanum dulcamara chromosome 1, daSolDulc1.2, whole genome shotgun sequence genomic region, the following are encoded:
- the LOC129880826 gene encoding probable E3 ubiquitin-protein ligase RHG1A: protein MQGQQNTIGNLQETLGFNHGSTPIEGGVDQQICWNNLQNPAQNHLPDYMVSSNATNVPFINPMNQERQNVTRGSLGESSSSIAPNCASQSERKTDHGWSSTMSTYHGPSHICNEQQCGSSNIMSLSDLFSQGSSSSTIPHEINRNPVFEGRSDNNDNDDDCQVMECTPYKSVRPGKERMPSAGTYLANGYLTDDSGDGRPGSSSDSRRFCKRKTLEGYLAQSSGSGSSDYIPLAENSLWQSGPASHSMSTGANISAPTESVRSINMSEHVIPRLGLTMGAAVAATPVGTPTSRSAESSHRNFRVRIDGSLQQDYLPSNIFPDVNNVGNVNLSSEQQLPELLPNIPLDLRSVSAADSGNIQRQPVVMHVPSLHRRVQTRWSSPSSSRTGSSSSFAQERNSALFEEPNSRSVSRNISQHPMFIPSTDGRNLNQIPASLNLAGRNISVAGNVASSSGVHTSSPTRVLHRSPQYHRRLSELVRRSLLSPASTGSGGVNGSSRPLRLSSPVSQEMALSGNHEHRTSSSRERHLDGAIGLSNSSRTLAAAREGRSRLVTEIRNVLDLMRRGEGLSVEDVMILDQSVFFGMPDIQDRHRDMRLDVDNMTYEELLALGERIGDVCTGLSEETISSRLKQRNFISIKKEEPEEAEPCCICREEYNNGDDLGTLECGHDFHTDCIKQWLMQKNLCPVCKKTGLTT from the exons ATGCAGGGGCAACAGAATACCATTGGTAACCTCCAAGAAACTTTAGGTTTCAATCATGGTTCGACGCCTATTGAAGGTGGTGTAGATCAGCAGATATGTTGGAATAATTTGCAAAATCCTGCACAGAATCACCTGCCAGATTATATGGTATCTTCTAATGCGACCAATGTTCCATTCATCAATCCTATGAACCAAGAGAGACAGAATGTAACCAGGGGGAGTTTAGGAGAATCCAGCTCCTCTATTGCACCGAATTGTGCAAGTCAGAGTGAACGGAAAACAGATCATGGATGGTCATCCACAATGAGCACATATCATGGACCTTCGCATATCTGTAACGAACAGCAATGTGGGTCTTCTAACATTATGTCATTGAGTGATTTATTTTCTCAAGGTTCCAGTTCTAGCACCATTCCTCATGAAATCAACAGAAATCCAGTATTTGAGGGGCGGAGTGACAATAATGACAATGACGATGACTGTCAAGTGATGGAGTGTACTCCATACAAGTCTGTTAGACCAGGAAAAGAACGAATGCCATCTGCTGGTACATATTTAGCTAATGGGTATTTGACTGATGATAGTGGTGATGGCAGGCCAGGAAGTTCATCGGATTCTAGGCGCTTTTGTAAGAGAAAAACACTTGAAGGATATCTAGCTCAATCTTCGGGAAGTGGAAGTTCTGATTATATTCCTCTTGCTGAAAATAGCTTATGGCAATCTGGACCTGCTTCGCATAGTATGAGTACAGGTGCAAATATCTCTGCTCCAACAGAAAGTGTCAGAAGCATCAATATGTCAGAGCATGTGATCCCAAGACTTGGGCTTACCATGGGAGCAGCCGTTGCAGCAACTCCTGTCGGTACTCCGACTTCAAGAAGTGCAGAAAGTTCTCATAGAAATTTCAGGGTGAGGATTGATGGTTCACTTCAGCAAGATTATCTTCCCAGTAATATCTTTCCTGATGTGAATAATGTTGGAAATGTTAATCTGTCATCTGAACAGCAATTACCAGAGCTACTTCCTAATATCCCTTTGGATTTGAGGTCTGTGTCTGCTGCAGATAGTGGAAATATTCAAAGGCAGCCTGTTGTAATGCATGTTCCTTCTCTGCATCGACGTGTACAGACTAGGTGGAGTTCACCATCAAGTTCCAGAACTGGCAGTTCATCAAGTTTTGCTCAAGAGAGAAATTCAGCATTATTTGAAGAGCCTAACTCAAGAAGTGTGTCAAGAAACATCTCACAACATCCTATGTTCATACCTTCAACTGATGGGAGAAACTTGAACCAAATTCCTGCTAGCTTGAATTTAGCTGGAAGAAATATTTCTGTTGCTGGAAATGTCGCATCCAGTTCAGGAGTCCACACATCTTCTCCTACTAGGGTTCTCCACAGATCTCCTCAATATCACCGGAGACTGTCAGAATTAGTCCGTAGATCTTTGTTGTCTCCAGCTAGCACTGGATCTGGAGGTGTTAATGGTAGTAGTCGTCCACTACGTTTGAGTTCTCCTGTCTCACAGGAGATGGCACTTTCTGGAAACCATGAGCATCGTACATCGAGTTCAAGGGAGCGACATCTTGATGGTGCTATAGGACTCTCCAATTCCTCGAGGACTTTGGCTGCTGCACGCGAAGGAAGAAGTAGGCTAGTCACTGAG ATTCGCAATGTGTTAGATCTTATGCGCAGGGGTGAAGGGCTAAGTGTTGAG GATGTTATGATCCTTGATCAGTCGGTCTTCTTTGGGATGCCGGATATTCAAGATCGCCATAGGGATATGCGTCTTGATGTTGATAATATGACATACGAG GAGTTATTGGCACTCGGAGAGCGCATTGGTGATGTTTGCACCGGGCTAAGTGAAGAAACTATTTCAAGTCGTTTGAAGCAGCGGAATTTTATTagcataaaaaaagaagaacctGAGGAGGCAGAACCATGCTGCATATGCCGG GAGGAATATAACAACGGAGATGATCTTGGAACACTGGAGTGTGGACACGATTTCCACACAGACTGCATTAAGCAATGGCTCATGCAGAAGAATTTATGCCCGGTATGCAAGAAGACGGGGCTTACTACCTGA